In one window of Malania oleifera isolate guangnan ecotype guangnan unplaced genomic scaffold, ASM2987363v1 ctg137, whole genome shotgun sequence DNA:
- the LOC131147123 gene encoding sodium/proton antiporter 1-like: protein MRLSTFVLVHWNGIRCNIHPSIPEILIFFLVFSLEAAGILRELANYLDAHIANSELIAIAIGVVSAIIDNVPLVAATMGMYDLSSYPQDSEFWQLVAYCAGTGGSMLVIGSAAGVAFMGMEKVDFFWYLRKVSGFAFAGYAAGIATYLAVHNLPISLPTTLARFPFLSS, encoded by the exons ATGAGGCTGTCTACTTTTGTCCTTGTGCATTGGAATGGCATTAGATGCAATATTCATCCTTCCATTCcagaaattttgatattttttttggttttcagcCTTGAGGCTGCAGGGATTCTTCGGGAATTGGCAAATTACCTTGATGCCCATATCGCTAATAGTGAGCTGATTGCAATTGCAATTGGTGTGGTCTCAGCAATCATAGACAATGTTCCATTGGTTGCTGCAACAATGGGAATGTATGATCTCTCCTCATACCCGCAGGATTCCGAGTTTTGGCAACTGGTTGCGTATTGTGCTGGCACTGGTGGGTCTATGTTAGTCATTGGCTCTGCAGCTGGGGTGGCATTTATGGGAATGGAAAAGGTGGACTTCTTTTGGTACTTGCGGAAG GTCAGTGGTTTTGCTTTTGCAGGTTATGCTGCTGGTATTGCTACCTACTTAGCAGTTCATAATCTCCCCATCTCCCTTCCCACAACTCTGGCTCGTTTTCCTTTCCTCTCCAGTTGA